One part of the Cyclobacteriaceae bacterium genome encodes these proteins:
- a CDS encoding protease complex subunit PrcB family protein — protein sequence MQKIAFILAVIFLFAFSCEEKKVDKPQIFEVITIGKGDLNGTQNIPKQNLVITNQTEWTDLLNVMETVSNITETNVDFTRFHIIAVFDEVKGNGGHSIDITEVVEAEDSINVKVENLKTGDATLIITQPYHIVKFTKSSKPVVFI from the coding sequence ATGCAAAAAATAGCATTTATACTTGCAGTAATATTTCTATTTGCGTTTAGCTGTGAAGAAAAAAAAGTAGATAAGCCTCAAATTTTTGAAGTGATTACGATAGGTAAAGGAGATTTGAACGGTACCCAAAATATTCCCAAGCAGAACCTTGTTATCACCAACCAAACCGAGTGGACTGATTTACTGAATGTTATGGAAACAGTCAGCAACATTACTGAAACCAATGTTGATTTTACCCGGTTTCATATAATTGCAGTTTTTGATGAGGTTAAAGGAAATGGCGGACACAGTATAGATATAACTGAGGTGGTTGAGGCGGAAGACAGCATTAATGTGAAGGTGGAAAACCTGAAAACTGGAGATGCAACGCTGATTATTACTCAGCCTTATCACATTGTAAAATTTACCAAATCATCTAAGCCTGTTGTATTCATTTAG
- a CDS encoding Eco57I restriction-modification methylase domain-containing protein → MRLIPQSPKKALKALLKQKPLRSEIDSFKSNLITLLDKISIIEKQPKDESEEHLKNNIRDFLRDTYYKDTNAINTKQKKDLVIHLDKGTDSNVGVIIEAKRPANINEMVTADSPNKKALHELILYYLDERNQSENNQLKQLIITNIHEWFIIDANYFDKHIYRNTQIKKLYETKLNDKKDNPFFYEEVTKIINKIEVDIPCVYFDIREFETVLRNTKKEDDKELIALYKILSPQHLLKLASPNDSNRLDAGFYRELLHIIGLEEVKDGAKIIITRKKEKRNAASLIELTIEALKTEDTFHRIPDISIYGDDKEERTFNIALELAITWINRVLFLKLLEGQLVNYHQGNEKEYKFLNPEMIKDFDELFKLFHKVLAVNISDRTEAVQNKYGKVPYLNSSLFEISDLEDQTIKINSLGNGDELEIWNGTKLESFKKSKKNLPTLEYLLRFLDAYDFASEGTEDIQEDNKQIINASVLGKVFEKINGYKDGSVFTPGFITMYMCRQSIRLAVVDKFNASLSEKGKKTFDKFDDIKNYTSRLFKTQEVLRANEIINSIHICDPAVGSGHFLVSALNELIAIKSELGILSDEKGNVISGYEIEIINDELIITDTNGNPVEYKIQNGKPINKEIQRLQKSLFHEKQIIIENCLFGVDINPKSVLICRLRLWIELLKNAYYKEANYTELETLPNIDINIKCGNSLISRFALDSDLSKALKSIKYDIEAYRGFVNEYKNAKNRDTKKGLQKIIDGIKNDFKTEITKSSKDYINWSAAKGKLEKLTAQFSFFEMDAKQKKKFNDDVKEASEKLKKYETVLNDIRTNAIYKNAFEWRFEFPEVLNNSGEFEGFDVVIGNPPYGVSIKGSLREAVVETLNKVPDYEIYYFFINIARKILKPNGIKSYIIPNTILFNVFAKSYREELFNQWQIQEILDCTEFNIFEGSATVRCIITVLINKESDDTVFYRPTANANSFEELTSRELTSTTKEILLANNQNWALVFKLNSEILGITSKIRKKSKPLIDLFPEISQGLIAYDKYQGQDKATIKNRVYHSLTKKAGWKKWLWGEDVTPYKVKWNEKEYINYCDGIANPREPKYFKGSRILVREITNPKIYAGFTTEEAYNDPAIINILENKKGPVDIKVLLALLNSRLATFYHFNSSPKATKGAFPKILVDDIQNFPIPTMTEKQQNELIKLVDTIIEYKQTDKDSKTLESKIDNLVYTLYGLSDREIKTVETKD, encoded by the coding sequence ATGAGACTCATACCCCAATCCCCAAAAAAGGCATTAAAGGCATTATTAAAGCAGAAACCCCTAAGAAGTGAAATTGATAGCTTCAAATCTAACCTCATTACCCTATTAGATAAGATTAGTATCATCGAAAAACAGCCCAAAGACGAAAGCGAGGAACATCTAAAAAATAATATCAGGGATTTTTTGAGAGACACGTACTATAAGGACACAAATGCCATAAACACAAAACAGAAAAAGGATTTAGTTATTCATTTGGACAAAGGGACTGACTCAAACGTTGGAGTGATTATCGAAGCAAAAAGGCCAGCAAACATAAACGAAATGGTCACTGCTGACAGTCCAAACAAAAAAGCCCTTCACGAACTAATTCTGTACTATTTGGATGAACGGAATCAATCAGAGAATAATCAGCTAAAACAACTTATCATCACGAACATCCACGAGTGGTTTATAATTGATGCAAATTATTTTGACAAACACATTTATAGAAACACTCAAATAAAAAAGCTATACGAGACTAAGTTAAACGACAAAAAAGATAATCCATTCTTCTACGAAGAGGTTACCAAAATCATAAATAAGATTGAAGTAGATATTCCTTGTGTATACTTTGATATTCGTGAGTTTGAAACTGTTTTAAGAAATACGAAAAAAGAAGATGATAAAGAGTTGATTGCTCTTTACAAAATCCTTTCTCCACAACACCTTCTTAAACTTGCCTCTCCAAATGATAGCAATAGACTTGACGCAGGATTTTACAGGGAGTTATTACATATTATTGGACTTGAAGAAGTAAAGGACGGAGCGAAAATCATAATAACAAGGAAAAAGGAAAAGAGAAATGCCGCTTCATTAATTGAATTGACAATTGAAGCACTCAAAACAGAGGACACATTTCACAGGATACCAGACATAAGTATCTACGGAGATGATAAAGAAGAAAGAACATTTAACATTGCATTAGAACTTGCAATAACTTGGATTAATCGAGTTCTATTCCTAAAGCTACTTGAAGGACAATTGGTCAACTACCATCAAGGGAATGAAAAGGAATACAAATTCTTGAATCCCGAGATGATTAAAGACTTTGACGAACTTTTTAAGTTGTTTCATAAAGTTCTTGCGGTAAACATTTCAGACAGAACGGAAGCAGTACAAAATAAATATGGTAAAGTTCCATATTTAAATAGTTCATTGTTTGAAATAAGTGATTTAGAAGACCAAACAATTAAGATAAACTCACTTGGAAACGGTGACGAACTCGAAATATGGAATGGAACCAAATTAGAGTCATTTAAGAAATCAAAAAAGAATCTACCGACACTTGAATACTTGTTACGTTTCTTAGATGCTTATGACTTCGCAAGTGAGGGTACTGAAGACATTCAAGAGGACAATAAGCAAATTATAAATGCTTCAGTTTTAGGTAAAGTCTTTGAAAAAATCAATGGGTACAAAGACGGCTCAGTTTTTACTCCAGGATTTATCACAATGTACATGTGCAGACAATCTATTCGATTGGCTGTAGTGGATAAGTTTAACGCATCACTATCTGAAAAAGGAAAAAAGACATTCGACAAGTTTGACGATATAAAGAACTACACCTCACGCCTATTCAAAACACAAGAAGTACTAAGGGCAAATGAAATAATAAACTCAATTCATATTTGTGACCCAGCTGTTGGTTCCGGTCACTTTTTGGTTTCAGCACTAAACGAATTAATTGCAATTAAATCGGAGTTGGGTATACTATCAGATGAAAAAGGAAACGTTATAAGTGGCTATGAAATAGAAATCATAAATGATGAATTAATTATTACAGATACAAATGGTAACCCTGTTGAGTATAAAATTCAAAACGGTAAGCCTATAAATAAAGAAATACAAAGACTTCAAAAATCTCTTTTCCACGAAAAGCAAATCATAATTGAGAACTGTCTGTTTGGTGTTGACATAAATCCGAAATCGGTTCTCATATGCAGATTACGTTTATGGATTGAGCTATTAAAAAATGCTTATTACAAAGAAGCTAACTACACAGAGTTAGAGACTCTTCCGAACATTGATATAAACATAAAATGCGGAAATAGTTTAATTAGTCGCTTTGCTTTGGACTCTGATTTAAGTAAAGCATTGAAGAGTATAAAATACGACATAGAAGCATATCGAGGTTTTGTAAATGAATATAAAAACGCCAAAAATCGAGATACCAAAAAGGGCTTACAGAAAATAATTGACGGAATTAAAAACGATTTTAAAACAGAGATTACAAAATCAAGTAAGGACTATATCAATTGGTCTGCTGCAAAAGGTAAACTTGAAAAATTGACAGCCCAATTCAGTTTCTTTGAAATGGACGCGAAGCAAAAGAAGAAATTTAACGATGACGTAAAGGAAGCAAGTGAGAAACTAAAAAAATACGAAACGGTATTAAATGACATAAGAACGAATGCCATTTACAAGAATGCATTCGAATGGCGTTTTGAATTCCCTGAAGTGCTGAATAATAGTGGTGAATTTGAAGGCTTTGACGTTGTTATTGGAAATCCACCCTATGGTGTTTCAATCAAAGGTTCTCTAAGAGAAGCTGTAGTTGAAACACTAAATAAAGTTCCTGACTACGAGATTTACTATTTCTTTATAAATATTGCACGTAAAATTCTGAAACCTAATGGCATAAAATCATATATCATTCCGAACACGATATTGTTTAATGTCTTTGCCAAGTCTTACCGAGAAGAACTATTTAATCAATGGCAAATTCAAGAAATATTAGATTGTACAGAGTTCAACATCTTTGAAGGTTCAGCAACAGTTAGGTGTATAATTACAGTCCTAATCAACAAAGAATCAGATGATACGGTGTTTTATCGTCCTACTGCTAATGCTAATTCATTTGAGGAGTTGACAAGCAGAGAGCTTACATCAACGACAAAAGAAATACTATTAGCCAATAATCAAAATTGGGCTTTGGTGTTCAAATTGAATTCTGAAATTTTAGGAATAACCTCAAAAATTAGAAAGAAGAGTAAGCCACTAATTGATTTATTCCCAGAGATAAGTCAAGGTCTTATCGCATACGACAAATATCAGGGTCAAGACAAGGCGACAATTAAAAATAGAGTTTATCACAGCTTAACAAAAAAAGCAGGATGGAAAAAATGGTTATGGGGCGAAGACGTAACACCGTACAAAGTTAAATGGAATGAAAAGGAGTATATTAACTATTGTGACGGAATTGCCAATCCAAGAGAACCAAAATATTTTAAAGGGTCAAGAATTTTAGTTCGTGAAATAACAAATCCAAAAATATATGCAGGTTTCACAACAGAAGAGGCATATAATGACCCTGCAATTATTAATATCCTTGAGAACAAAAAAGGACCAGTGGACATTAAAGTATTATTAGCACTCCTCAACTCAAGACTTGCGACATTCTACCATTTCAATTCCTCACCTAAAGCGACCAAAGGTGCATTTCCAAAAATTTTAGTGGATGACATTCAAAATTTTCCCATCCCGACAATGACAGAAAAGCAACAGAATGAGTTAATAAAACTCGTTGATACTATTATTGAGTATAAACAGACTGACAAGGACAGTAAAACACTTGAATCCAAAATTGACAACCTTGTTTACACTCTTTACGGTCTATCGGACAGAGAAATTAAAACTGTTGAGACCAAAGATTAA